A stretch of Alkalicella caledoniensis DNA encodes these proteins:
- a CDS encoding SpoIID/LytB domain-containing protein has protein sequence MKKVLMGIIVLVILVTIMLFTYNYLLSEKLVEEFLQDLREGASFFEHPQHELLKELVELEIARELYVVSTKKGLKGTSAIIGLKKGEFEFTFTVERSVTDTSKTMNVHGIDIVNGIMIQKDENEENYLYVFKIDDNEVGLPSPHDFEINSGEVKRLVVIDGKIAALSPLDLVTIDKVMFFDGQSITGEKKGKFIFSKDIMRYGVEDGLYIGQKDIDLYLRNNIVVALVTREKFVPDTIRVLINDTGFKKIYHEEIVVSSTGTITVSSIEDGSILVAKDTLIKVNVDGNSTKLTIGQNEYSYNGRVYLTSEERIYFESIKRGAALNLKPGYRGSFEIYASENKLYLINEVALEQYLYGVVPSEMPVSFGLQALEIQSIAARTYAVNNIYSSRFRNYSAHVVDSVSSQVYNNTDEYQITNQAVDNTNGKIIKYLNKVIDAKFFSTSSGYTAKANEVWGFSDQFPGPEIPYLKSKAQGLMGRYSISNEQAFAAFIKDKSVVGFDSGSPFFRWEIKISEKQLRKSIEENLSNRFNADPNSVLTLEGDVFKILEISESPLGEIKELIIVKRGEGGNIMELEIVAKNGTYRILKEYNIRFTLRPICQEIPVEIHRKDGSILSNYSILPSAFVYFDQKYEDNKLTDIIIYGGGNGHGAGMSQYGVQGMLKAGYTKEDIISHYYENTQIFKLY, from the coding sequence ATGAAGAAAGTCTTGATGGGGATTATTGTGTTAGTTATATTAGTTACGATAATGTTATTTACCTATAATTATTTACTGTCAGAGAAGTTAGTTGAGGAATTTTTACAGGACCTAAGGGAAGGAGCATCCTTTTTTGAGCATCCTCAGCATGAACTTTTAAAGGAGTTGGTTGAGTTAGAAATTGCTCGAGAACTCTATGTTGTTTCTACTAAGAAGGGTTTAAAAGGAACTTCAGCAATTATTGGTCTAAAAAAAGGTGAGTTTGAGTTTACTTTTACAGTTGAAAGAAGCGTTACTGACACTTCCAAAACCATGAATGTTCACGGAATAGATATAGTAAATGGAATTATGATTCAAAAAGATGAAAATGAAGAAAACTATTTATATGTTTTTAAAATAGATGACAATGAAGTGGGTCTACCTTCACCACATGATTTTGAAATAAACTCAGGTGAAGTGAAGAGACTTGTTGTAATAGATGGAAAAATCGCTGCTTTATCCCCCCTAGATTTGGTTACTATTGATAAAGTGATGTTTTTCGATGGACAAAGTATCACAGGTGAGAAGAAAGGTAAATTTATTTTTTCAAAAGATATAATGCGATACGGGGTGGAAGATGGACTGTATATAGGTCAGAAGGATATTGATCTATATCTTAGGAATAATATTGTGGTAGCTTTGGTAACAAGGGAAAAATTTGTACCTGATACAATAAGGGTTTTAATAAATGATACAGGATTTAAAAAAATATATCATGAAGAAATCGTGGTTTCAAGTACAGGTACTATTACAGTAAGTAGTATAGAAGATGGAAGCATCCTTGTGGCTAAAGATACACTAATTAAGGTTAACGTAGATGGAAATTCAACAAAACTGACAATAGGACAAAATGAATACAGTTATAATGGTAGAGTTTATTTAACAAGTGAAGAAAGAATATATTTTGAATCCATAAAAAGAGGAGCAGCTCTAAATTTAAAACCCGGCTATAGAGGAAGTTTTGAGATATATGCCAGTGAAAATAAACTATATCTGATAAACGAAGTAGCTTTAGAACAATATCTTTATGGTGTTGTTCCTAGCGAGATGCCTGTTAGTTTTGGGTTGCAAGCTCTAGAAATTCAGTCTATTGCTGCAAGGACATATGCAGTTAATAATATTTACAGTTCAAGGTTTAGAAATTATTCTGCCCACGTTGTTGACAGTGTTTCAAGTCAAGTTTATAACAACACAGATGAGTACCAAATTACTAATCAAGCTGTTGACAATACAAATGGTAAAATCATTAAATATCTAAATAAAGTTATCGATGCTAAATTTTTCTCCACATCTAGCGGATATACTGCAAAGGCAAATGAAGTATGGGGATTTAGTGATCAATTTCCAGGGCCAGAAATACCATACCTTAAATCTAAGGCACAAGGGCTCATGGGAAGGTACAGTATTAGTAACGAACAGGCATTTGCAGCCTTTATAAAAGATAAAAGTGTTGTTGGCTTCGACAGTGGTTCTCCCTTTTTTAGGTGGGAAATAAAGATTAGCGAAAAACAGTTGAGAAAATCCATAGAAGAAAATCTAAGCAATAGATTTAATGCAGATCCAAACAGTGTACTAACATTAGAAGGTGATGTGTTTAAAATTCTGGAAATTTCAGAGAGCCCCCTTGGAGAGATAAAGGAATTAATTATTGTAAAAAGAGGGGAAGGGGGAAATATCATGGAGCTTGAAATTGTGGCTAAAAATGGTACCTATAGAATTCTCAAAGAATATAATATTCGATTTACTTTAAGGCCTATTTGCCAAGAAATTCCTGTAGAAATCCATAGGAAAGATGGTTCTATCTTATCTAATTATAGTATATTACCAAGTGCCTTTGTTTATTTTGATCAAAAATATGAAGACAATAAGCTTACGGATATAATAATATACGGTGGGGGAAATGGTCATGGTGCAGGAATGAGTCAGTACGGTGTGCAGGGTATGTTAAAAGCGGGATACACTAAAGAGGACATAATTTCCCATTACTATGAAAATACTCAAATTTTTAAACTGTACTAA
- a CDS encoding dihydroorotase gives MRKKILLKGGSIYSNGKLILRDVLIDGETIKEVAQTLIDSKAEVLDLRGKIISPGFLDMHCHIRTPGQEYKEDIVSATNAAIKGGYTAIVAMANTSPVIDNLKEVNNLQGRIKSQAVCHVHILGAVTKGLKGEELVDYTKMQEYVVAFSDDGVGIQSEGIMEKALKQLKEVDKLIISHCEYDMPEKGVINQGEFSKALGVNGIDNSSEWAMVKRDLQLAQMHDARIHIAHVSTKESVKIIQEAKENGLKVTAEACPHHFLLTDSEVEKLQAIAKVNPPLRSEEDRLAVLKGLKEGVIDCIATDHAPHSEKEKGLSLYESPFGMVGLETAVSLCLDLVKKEILSIERVIEALGVLPYKILRLEGGAIEVGKKANLTVVDLNEEFCIDKEAFLSKGKNTPFNGYRGKGVVSMTIVNGVIKYKKGGIKSCL, from the coding sequence ATGAGAAAAAAAATTTTACTAAAAGGTGGAAGTATCTATTCAAATGGAAAGTTGATTTTAAGGGATGTTTTGATTGATGGAGAAACTATAAAAGAAGTAGCACAAACCCTCATAGATAGTAAGGCAGAGGTACTAGATCTAAGAGGGAAAATAATTAGTCCAGGATTTTTAGATATGCACTGTCATATTAGAACACCGGGCCAAGAATACAAAGAAGATATAGTTTCAGCAACAAATGCTGCCATAAAAGGTGGTTACACCGCAATTGTAGCCATGGCCAATACCTCTCCGGTTATAGATAACTTAAAAGAGGTAAATAACCTACAAGGTAGGATTAAAAGCCAAGCAGTATGCCATGTACACATACTAGGTGCTGTAACAAAAGGGCTAAAGGGCGAGGAACTTGTAGACTACACCAAAATGCAAGAATATGTGGTTGCATTTTCCGACGATGGTGTGGGTATACAGTCCGAGGGCATTATGGAGAAGGCACTGAAACAATTAAAAGAAGTAGACAAATTGATAATAAGTCATTGTGAGTATGATATGCCTGAAAAAGGTGTGATTAACCAAGGGGAATTCTCTAAGGCTTTAGGAGTAAATGGCATAGACAATAGCTCTGAATGGGCTATGGTTAAAAGGGATTTACAGCTGGCCCAAATGCACGATGCAAGGATTCATATAGCCCATGTTAGTACAAAGGAAAGTGTAAAGATAATCCAAGAAGCTAAAGAAAATGGATTAAAAGTTACAGCAGAGGCATGTCCACACCACTTTCTCTTAACTGACTCTGAGGTGGAAAAATTACAAGCAATTGCAAAAGTAAATCCACCCTTGCGATCTGAGGAGGACCGCCTAGCTGTTCTAAAGGGACTTAAGGAAGGAGTAATTGACTGTATAGCCACAGATCATGCACCACATAGTGAAAAGGAAAAAGGATTATCTCTGTATGAATCACCCTTTGGGATGGTTGGATTAGAAACTGCAGTTAGCTTGTGTTTAGACCTTGTAAAAAAAGAAATTCTTAGCATAGAAAGGGTGATAGAAGCCTTAGGTGTTTTGCCGTACAAAATCTTGAGGTTAGAAGGTGGAGCAATTGAGGTGGGGAAAAAAGCCAATTTAACAGTTGTGGACCTAAACGAAGAATTTTGTATAGATAAAGAGGCTTTTTTGTCAAAGGGAAAGAACACCCCCTTTAATGGCTATAGGGGAAAAGGTGTTGTTAGTATGACCATTGTAAATGGTGTAATCAAATACAAAAAAGGTGGGATCAAATCATGTTTGTAG
- a CDS encoding polyprenyl synthetase family protein, with translation MQKTKYTISTSEPVEDVLNIVQKKLLSISESESKHSNYITQYLIFRGGKRLRPLLVTLSSLEQADVDDIANIGAAAELIHTASLVHDDIVDDSKLRRGVQTINSKWNNSVAVLVGDFLFAKAFEILGQYKDRNIIDQYTGAISMMSIGELEQLKNRYNHRKSISQYYKEIRGKTGKLISVCCKSGAMLAEMQETDIEQIENYGLEVGYAFQIIDDMLDITGSPSSLGKPVFKDLVEGNITLPMILLLEHSNQRSLLEEIIITRDFSDVNMKLIYKAMGDNQIPEIIFEIAKEHIANALASLENTSNFYGKDRYKTLAEFVLKRKK, from the coding sequence TTGCAAAAAACAAAATATACTATTTCAACTTCAGAACCAGTGGAAGATGTTTTAAATATAGTCCAGAAAAAACTACTTTCAATTAGTGAAAGTGAAAGTAAACATTCCAATTACATCACTCAATACCTGATATTTAGAGGAGGAAAGAGATTAAGACCATTATTGGTAACTCTCTCTTCCTTAGAACAGGCAGATGTGGACGATATAGCAAACATAGGAGCAGCAGCTGAACTTATTCATACAGCTTCTTTAGTACACGATGATATTGTAGACGACTCAAAGCTTCGTCGGGGTGTGCAAACTATAAATAGTAAATGGAACAATAGTGTGGCAGTTTTAGTTGGGGATTTTCTTTTCGCAAAAGCATTTGAAATTCTTGGGCAATACAAAGATAGAAATATAATAGATCAGTATACAGGTGCTATTAGCATGATGAGTATTGGAGAGCTTGAACAACTAAAAAACAGATATAATCATCGAAAGTCAATAAGCCAGTATTATAAAGAAATACGAGGTAAAACAGGGAAGCTTATTTCTGTATGTTGTAAGTCTGGTGCAATGCTAGCTGAAATGCAAGAAACAGACATTGAACAAATCGAAAATTATGGATTAGAGGTTGGGTACGCGTTTCAGATAATAGATGACATGCTTGATATTACTGGAAGCCCATCGAGTTTAGGAAAACCTGTATTTAAAGACCTAGTAGAAGGTAATATAACCCTACCTATGATTCTTTTGTTAGAGCATAGTAACCAGAGAAGCCTTTTAGAAGAAATTATTATTACTAGAGACTTTAGTGATGTGAATATGAAACTGATATACAAAGCCATGGGGGATAATCAAATACCAGAAATTATTTTTGAAATCGCTAAAGAGCATATTGCAAATGCATTAGCATCCTTAGAGAACACAAGTAATTTTTATGGAAAAGATAGATATAAAACCCTCGCTGAATTTGTATTAAAAAGGAAAAAATAG
- a CDS encoding Dps family protein — translation MDMYNKDVNPNVNYNDPGMQPDHYMVKRQEPHTVKGSGINLPHVVRMEMAKLLDEHNCALHVAMHQYNKHHWLTEGPESFLSLHHLLDEHVEKTIKHIDMIGERIARLGGIPTGHPVTQHELSYIKHEAEGRYTMRDMLRNDLEHEMKMQDMMRKQIDRAHQLKDFGTVEVLEEVLLTREDLAYHLYSVLEDDSLIRGLSRNVVLGHKMDQNRKADNEYRH, via the coding sequence ATGGATATGTATAATAAAGATGTAAATCCAAACGTTAATTATAACGATCCTGGTATGCAGCCTGATCACTATATGGTCAAAAGACAGGAGCCTCACACAGTTAAAGGTTCTGGTATAAACTTACCCCATGTAGTTAGAATGGAGATGGCTAAATTATTAGATGAGCATAACTGTGCATTACACGTAGCCATGCATCAATATAATAAACATCATTGGCTAACTGAAGGTCCTGAATCATTTTTATCTTTACATCATCTTTTAGACGAACATGTTGAAAAAACCATTAAGCATATAGATATGATAGGTGAGAGAATCGCAAGACTAGGTGGTATACCTACAGGGCATCCAGTGACACAACACGAGCTTTCTTATATAAAACATGAAGCAGAAGGTAGATATACCATGAGGGATATGTTAAGAAATGATTTAGAGCATGAGATGAAAATGCAAGATATGATGAGAAAGCAAATAGATAGAGCTCATCAACTAAAAGATTTTGGAACTGTGGAAGTTTTAGAAGAGGTGTTATTAACAAGGGAAGATCTAGCATATCACCTTTATAGCGTTTTAGAAGATGACTCCTTAATAAGAGGTCTATCTAGAAACGTAGTTCTAGGCCACAAAATGGATCAAAACAGAAAAGCAGATAACGAATATAGACACTAA
- a CDS encoding class I SAM-dependent methyltransferase has translation MDFYSRFSQYYDLIFPPQKAQGKFLSKYYNDHKCVLDIACGTGSYTKEIARNSHVEVIGIDLDSDMIIKAREKSKDLGNIRFLELNMLDIDKLEKKFDLIYCIGNSLPHLKPYEIKEALKMIYNTLNSKGNLVIQTVNYDRRPEKLPTIINEEHNITFTRDYSYSGQSVEFCTVLQGQDFKVEGKVSLYPIRSTELIQWLKEIGFVNIQLFGDFNEGEYKPTESTSLVVVASR, from the coding sequence ATGGATTTTTATAGTCGTTTTAGTCAATATTATGATTTGATTTTCCCACCACAAAAAGCTCAAGGAAAATTCTTAAGTAAGTATTATAATGATCATAAATGTGTTTTAGATATAGCCTGTGGCACTGGGAGTTATACCAAAGAAATAGCTAGAAATTCCCATGTTGAGGTCATTGGTATAGATCTTGATTCAGATATGATAATTAAGGCTAGGGAAAAAAGCAAGGATCTAGGAAATATTAGATTTTTGGAACTTAACATGCTAGATATAGATAAATTAGAAAAAAAATTTGACCTGATATACTGTATTGGAAATTCTTTGCCCCATCTAAAACCCTATGAAATAAAAGAAGCCTTAAAAATGATATATAACACCCTCAACTCCAAGGGCAACCTAGTAATCCAAACAGTAAATTATGACAGAAGACCTGAAAAATTGCCAACGATTATAAATGAAGAACATAATATTACATTCACAAGGGATTACTCCTACAGTGGGCAAAGTGTTGAATTTTGCACAGTGCTACAGGGACAAGATTTTAAAGTGGAAGGAAAGGTATCATTATACCCCATTAGAAGCACAGAGTTAATTCAATGGCTAAAGGAAATAGGATTTGTTAATATCCAACTTTTTGGTGATTTTAATGAAGGAGAATATAAACCCACGGAAAGTACTTCTTTAGTGGTTGTAGCTTCAAGATAG
- a CDS encoding MazG nucleotide pyrophosphohydrolase domain-containing protein, protein MKIAQLQEGIKILMEEKGFANGKDKFMVKVVLLHTEVSELADAIKKGREEDFGQELADIIIRLLNMPLMFPEWGDIWKETTFESIPEVRFQDPWEAMMNLHKEISLLRGVQTDKVGIFKIFAMVKGLSSIMQINLYAECINKMEVNWGRPFRYGTVDEKK, encoded by the coding sequence ATGAAAATAGCACAATTGCAAGAAGGCATCAAAATTTTAATGGAAGAAAAGGGTTTTGCAAATGGTAAAGATAAGTTCATGGTTAAAGTTGTTTTACTACATACTGAAGTATCAGAGTTGGCAGATGCCATAAAAAAAGGTAGGGAAGAAGACTTTGGGCAAGAACTAGCTGATATAATTATAAGATTATTAAATATGCCCCTTATGTTCCCTGAGTGGGGCGACATCTGGAAAGAAACAACCTTCGAATCTATCCCTGAAGTAAGGTTTCAAGACCCTTGGGAAGCTATGATGAACTTACATAAGGAAATTTCACTTTTGAGGGGAGTTCAAACAGATAAGGTGGGAATATTTAAAATTTTTGCCATGGTTAAAGGCTTAAGTTCTATTATGCAGATAAACCTTTATGCTGAATGTATTAATAAAATGGAAGTTAATTGGGGTAGACCCTTTAGATATGGAACAGTTGATGAAAAAAAATAG
- a CDS encoding IS1182 family transposase → MSFIQGTDRKQKTMFPDCIEDYIGEDNPVRVIDEYVKLVNMSAFTKSKEHRRGAPGYHPSVLLKLYLYGYVNGIRSSRKLETESHRNIEVVWLLQKLKPDFKTIADFRKENKTQLKQVFKDFTKLCKDLKLLGEEFIAIDGTKIQANNSKKNNFSKKKIQRHKQYIEDKVNSYLDLLESSDKDDSPKLKYTPEEIQQKIEKLKERKIKFEELEKKLQDSESNEISTVDEDARLMDNKNNGVTVAYNIQTAVDSKHSIIVAYDVTNNPADQGNLNSLAEKAKDIFGKRKLEVAADKGYYQADDLMKCERNETTVYLPKQSYSNATGDKDFYGDKFTYVPEKDLYICPLGHELRRINHKSKEPKRIKYRNYDACKNCESKSKCTTAAKGRIINRSPNQDFLDTIDARTEANMDKYLQRQMIVEHPYGTIKRTMNAGYFLTRGMDSVTTETALVLLAYNFKRVINIIGVKELLRILVALRPTLSLYFYMFKSYCTKRQEIYG, encoded by the coding sequence ATGTCATTTATACAAGGTACAGATAGAAAGCAAAAAACAATGTTTCCTGACTGCATAGAAGATTACATAGGTGAGGATAATCCCGTTAGGGTAATTGATGAATACGTAAAACTGGTCAATATGAGTGCATTCACTAAATCAAAGGAACACCGCAGAGGTGCACCAGGATATCATCCCTCTGTTTTATTGAAGTTATATCTATATGGGTATGTAAATGGCATAAGATCATCTAGAAAGCTAGAAACAGAATCTCACAGGAATATAGAAGTGGTTTGGCTATTACAAAAACTAAAACCTGATTTTAAAACAATAGCTGATTTCAGGAAAGAAAATAAAACTCAGCTAAAACAAGTTTTCAAGGATTTTACTAAGTTGTGTAAGGATCTCAAACTATTAGGCGAGGAATTCATAGCAATAGATGGGACTAAAATTCAAGCTAATAATTCAAAGAAGAATAATTTCTCAAAGAAAAAAATACAAAGACACAAACAATATATCGAAGATAAGGTTAATTCCTATCTAGATTTGTTAGAAAGCAGTGACAAAGACGATTCACCTAAACTTAAGTATACACCTGAAGAAATTCAGCAAAAAATTGAAAAACTCAAGGAGCGTAAAATTAAATTTGAAGAGTTGGAAAAAAAACTACAGGATAGCGAAAGTAATGAAATATCTACAGTTGACGAAGATGCTAGGCTTATGGACAACAAAAACAATGGTGTTACTGTAGCATATAACATACAAACAGCTGTAGACTCTAAGCATAGTATTATAGTGGCATATGATGTTACAAACAATCCCGCAGATCAAGGTAATCTAAATTCACTTGCAGAAAAGGCTAAAGATATATTTGGAAAAAGGAAACTTGAAGTAGCAGCAGATAAAGGCTATTACCAAGCAGACGACCTTATGAAATGTGAGAGAAACGAAACAACAGTCTATTTGCCAAAACAGTCGTATTCTAACGCCACAGGAGACAAAGATTTCTACGGAGATAAATTTACTTATGTGCCTGAAAAAGACTTATATATTTGTCCTTTGGGCCATGAATTACGCAGAATAAACCACAAATCAAAAGAACCAAAAAGAATAAAATATAGAAACTACGATGCCTGTAAAAACTGTGAATCAAAAAGCAAATGCACCACTGCAGCCAAAGGCAGGATAATAAATCGGTCACCTAACCAAGATTTTTTGGATACTATAGATGCTAGAACAGAAGCAAACATGGACAAATACCTACAAAGGCAGATGATTGTTGAGCATCCTTATGGAACCATCAAAAGGACAATGAATGCTGGGTATTTTTTAACAAGAGGGATGGATTCTGTAACTACAGAGACAGCCCTAGTTTTGCTAGCCTATAATTTTAAAAGAGTAATAAATATTATAGGAGTGAAAGAACTACTAAGGATATTAGTAGCTCTTAGACCCACTTTATCATTGTATTTTTATATGTTTAAGTCATATTGCACCAAAAGACAGGAAATTTACGGCTAA
- a CDS encoding aspartate carbamoyltransferase regulatory subunit, which translates to MLKIKNGIVIDHISLGKGIRIYEKLDLDNMDQPVILMKNIEGRNSKRKDVIKIENLFEIPLELFGILDNSITVNYIKDEKVIKKVAMTLPNYVKGIINCKNPRCISFETEFVTPEFKLNSSVDGYSCNYCEETTRLDQIEL; encoded by the coding sequence ATGTTAAAAATAAAAAATGGTATAGTTATAGACCATATAAGCTTAGGAAAAGGAATAAGGATTTACGAAAAACTTGACCTAGACAACATGGATCAACCAGTGATATTAATGAAAAATATTGAGGGCAGAAATTCAAAACGTAAAGATGTAATTAAAATAGAGAACTTGTTTGAAATCCCACTAGAATTATTCGGGATCTTAGACAATTCTATAACAGTCAACTATATAAAAGATGAAAAAGTTATAAAAAAAGTAGCGATGACTCTTCCTAATTATGTAAAGGGTATAATTAACTGTAAAAATCCCCGCTGTATAAGCTTTGAAACTGAGTTTGTAACACCGGAATTTAAGCTTAATTCAAGTGTTGACGGTTACAGCTGCAATTACTGTGAAGAGACAACACGCCTTGATCAGATAGAACTGTAA
- the pyrF gene encoding orotidine-5'-phosphate decarboxylase has product MFVDRLISSIKSKSNSCVVGLDPTLEMIPEHIRKRHIVRGTNKEIAKAFWEFNKGVIDGVFDLAPAIKVQVAFYELLGLDGLEVFYKTLNYSKEKGLITIADVKRGDIGSTADAYAKAYLRNSDIDSITVNPYFGSDGLNPFIKESIENEKGLFILVKTSNPSSAEIQDLKTETGFIYEKVAQLVSTLEENTTGFSNIGTVIGGTHPEHIKKLRSKLKGFILVPGYGAQGAKAEDISHGFLDESLGALICSSRSITAAYKKYGEGNRYQRDARRALRNMIDDINRHAKIGGKTKWQT; this is encoded by the coding sequence ATGTTTGTAGATAGATTGATAAGTAGTATTAAGAGTAAATCAAATTCCTGCGTGGTAGGTCTAGATCCCACTTTGGAAATGATTCCAGAGCATATTCGCAAAAGACATATAGTAAGGGGTACAAACAAGGAAATAGCAAAGGCTTTTTGGGAATTTAATAAAGGGGTAATAGATGGAGTTTTTGATCTTGCACCTGCCATTAAAGTTCAAGTGGCTTTTTACGAGCTTTTGGGTTTAGACGGTTTAGAAGTTTTTTATAAAACCCTAAACTACTCAAAAGAAAAGGGTCTTATTACAATAGCCGATGTAAAAAGGGGAGATATAGGAAGTACTGCCGACGCATACGCTAAGGCTTACTTGCGAAACTCGGATATTGACAGTATAACTGTCAACCCATACTTCGGTAGTGACGGACTTAATCCATTCATAAAAGAAAGTATAGAAAACGAAAAGGGGTTATTTATACTTGTCAAGACATCTAATCCTTCGTCAGCAGAAATTCAGGATTTAAAGACAGAAACAGGTTTTATATACGAGAAGGTTGCTCAGTTAGTATCTACCCTAGAAGAAAATACCACAGGATTTTCAAATATTGGAACAGTAATAGGTGGGACACACCCCGAACACATAAAAAAACTTAGGAGTAAACTTAAGGGATTTATCCTAGTCCCGGGCTACGGAGCACAAGGGGCAAAAGCTGAAGATATAAGCCATGGGTTCTTAGATGAATCACTAGGAGCTTTAATTTGTTCTTCTAGGAGTATTACAGCAGCCTACAAAAAATACGGTGAAGGTAATAGATATCAAAGGGATGCTCGAAGAGCACTTAGAAATATGATTGATGATATAAATAGACATGCAAAAATAGGAGGCAAGACAAAATGGCAAACTTAG
- a CDS encoding tetraprenyl-beta-curcumene synthase family protein, producing MIKSFYKFLMLTPYVLSIFPEVKKNLKTYKDYLNQCPNSELTNQACLSIENKDFHSLGGGVYGLGCKKVLPFITSFQTISDYLDNLCDRAGVCDEEGFRILHKSMLDALSPTKFTPDYYENYPLKGDGGYLAHLVENCQHTIETLPSFPIVRQYTLKLTELYKDLQVFKHLDPTVREDKLISWADSHQATLAPELYWWEFSAATGSTLPTFALIREAAKKDLTSEYAKKVYEAYFPYVAGLHILLDYFIDKKEDEIGGDLNFVSYYETENQLKQRLCYFIKNSLEKVRSLPNNNFHETVVKGLLAMYLSDPKVKQDNLESLAMDLLNFAGSDTKAMYKACITLRKKNKL from the coding sequence ATGATAAAATCCTTTTACAAATTTTTAATGTTAACACCCTATGTTCTCTCCATATTTCCTGAGGTTAAAAAGAACTTAAAAACATATAAAGACTATTTGAATCAATGCCCAAATTCTGAGTTAACTAATCAGGCATGTCTAAGTATCGAAAATAAGGATTTCCATAGCTTAGGTGGGGGGGTCTATGGATTGGGCTGCAAAAAAGTACTCCCCTTTATAACTTCATTCCAAACAATAAGTGATTATCTTGATAACCTTTGTGATAGAGCTGGAGTTTGTGACGAAGAAGGCTTTAGAATCCTCCATAAATCAATGTTGGATGCTCTATCTCCAACTAAGTTTACCCCTGACTATTACGAAAACTATCCACTTAAAGGTGATGGCGGTTATTTAGCCCATTTAGTTGAAAACTGCCAGCATACCATAGAAACATTGCCTTCTTTTCCCATAGTTAGACAGTATACACTTAAGTTAACAGAACTATATAAAGATCTACAAGTTTTCAAACATTTAGATCCTACTGTTAGGGAAGATAAATTGATTAGTTGGGCAGATTCTCATCAGGCAACATTAGCCCCCGAATTATATTGGTGGGAATTCTCGGCAGCTACGGGCTCTACTTTGCCAACATTTGCCTTAATTAGAGAGGCTGCGAAAAAGGATTTGACTAGCGAATATGCAAAAAAAGTATATGAAGCATATTTCCCTTATGTGGCAGGACTTCATATTCTCTTAGACTATTTCATAGATAAAAAAGAGGATGAAATTGGTGGTGATCTAAACTTTGTTAGCTATTATGAAACTGAAAATCAGTTAAAACAAAGACTTTGTTATTTTATTAAAAATAGCCTAGAAAAAGTAAGGTCTTTACCTAATAACAACTTCCATGAAACAGTTGTCAAAGGCCTTCTTGCCATGTACCTTTCAGATCCCAAAGTGAAACAAGATAATCTTGAGTCCCTGGCAATGGATCTACTGAATTTTGCAGGTTCAGATACAAAAGCCATGTATAAAGCATGTATCACACTTAGAAAAAAAAACAAACTATAA
- a CDS encoding ferredoxin: MKVKVNKDLCIGCGLCEGICPKVFKMNEENVAMVLVDTVPEEEMENVKEALECCPVSAIEFSE; encoded by the coding sequence ATGAAAGTTAAAGTAAATAAAGACCTATGTATAGGTTGTGGATTATGTGAAGGAATATGCCCTAAAGTGTTTAAAATGAATGAGGAAAATGTTGCCATGGTTTTAGTGGATACTGTGCCTGAGGAAGAAATGGAAAATGTTAAAGAAGCATTGGAATGCTGTCCAGTATCTGCAATTGAATTTAGCGAATAA